One region of Aurantimonas sp. HBX-1 genomic DNA includes:
- a CDS encoding excalibur calcium-binding domain-containing protein gives MRRRMNFLARWVLGTVALTAAAGEAQAARCTDYTSCRQAVIAWCAGSHPGADRDKDGIPCENVCGSRAAVLAIMAEIGCSR, from the coding sequence ATGCGGCGACGGATGAACTTTCTGGCACGATGGGTTCTCGGGACGGTCGCGCTGACCGCCGCCGCCGGCGAAGCGCAGGCGGCGCGGTGCACCGACTACACGAGCTGCCGCCAGGCCGTCATCGCCTGGTGCGCCGGCAGCCACCCCGGTGCGGACCGCGACAAAGACGGCATCCCGTGTGAGAACGTCTGCGGCTCGCGCGCCGCCGTGCTGGCGATCATGGCCGAGATCGGCTGCTCCCGCTGA
- the guaB gene encoding IMP dehydrogenase, whose amino-acid sequence MARIIETATGATALTFDDVLLQPGHSQVMPGEVDLRTSITRTLRLNLPILSAAMDTVTESRLAIAMAQAGGIGVIHRNLSPAEQAEAVRQVKKFESGMVVNPVTIGPDATLGDARALMNRHHISGIPVVLNGGQGGQTRGRLVGILTNRDVRFASDDSQPIHELMTKDRLITVRESVDQEEAKRLLHQHRIEKLVVVDDDDHCIGLITVKDIEKTQLNPNASKDPQGRLLAAAATSVGDDGFERAERLIDAGADLIVIDTAHGHSQRVLDAVARVKRMSNEVQIIAGNVATADGTKALIDVGADGIKVGIGPGSICTTRIVAGVGMPQLSAIMGAAEEADKAGIPVIADGGIKFSGDLAKALAAGAKAAMVGSLLAGTDESPGEIYLHQGRSYKAYRGMGSVGAMARGSADRYFQAEVQDTLKLVPEGIEGQVAYKGQVSAVLHQLAGGLRAAMGYVGAADLAEFREKAQFVRISNAGLRESHAHDVTITRESPNYPGGG is encoded by the coding sequence ATGGCCCGTATCATCGAAACCGCGACCGGCGCGACTGCGCTGACCTTCGACGACGTCCTGCTGCAGCCGGGCCATTCGCAGGTCATGCCCGGCGAGGTCGACCTGCGTACCTCGATCACCCGCACGCTGCGGCTCAACCTGCCGATCCTTTCCGCGGCGATGGACACCGTCACCGAAAGCCGTCTGGCCATCGCCATGGCGCAGGCCGGCGGCATCGGCGTCATCCACCGCAATCTGTCGCCGGCCGAGCAGGCCGAGGCGGTTCGGCAGGTGAAGAAGTTCGAGAGCGGCATGGTGGTCAACCCGGTGACCATCGGACCCGACGCAACGCTCGGCGACGCACGGGCGCTGATGAACCGGCACCACATCTCCGGCATCCCGGTGGTCCTGAATGGCGGGCAGGGGGGGCAGACCCGGGGCCGGCTGGTCGGCATCCTGACCAATCGTGACGTGCGCTTCGCCTCCGACGACAGCCAGCCGATCCACGAGCTGATGACCAAGGACCGGCTGATCACGGTGCGGGAATCGGTGGACCAGGAGGAGGCCAAGCGGCTGCTTCACCAGCACCGGATCGAGAAGCTGGTGGTGGTCGACGACGACGACCACTGCATCGGCCTGATCACCGTCAAGGACATCGAGAAGACGCAGCTCAACCCCAACGCCTCCAAGGACCCGCAGGGCCGGCTGCTGGCCGCCGCCGCGACCAGCGTCGGCGACGACGGCTTCGAGCGTGCCGAACGGTTGATCGACGCGGGCGCCGACCTCATCGTCATCGACACCGCGCACGGCCATTCGCAGCGCGTGCTCGACGCGGTGGCGCGGGTGAAGCGCATGTCGAACGAGGTGCAGATCATCGCCGGCAACGTTGCGACCGCGGACGGCACCAAGGCGCTGATCGACGTCGGGGCGGACGGCATCAAGGTCGGCATCGGCCCGGGCTCGATCTGCACGACGCGGATCGTCGCGGGCGTCGGCATGCCGCAGCTCTCCGCGATCATGGGCGCGGCGGAGGAGGCCGACAAGGCCGGCATCCCGGTGATCGCCGACGGCGGCATCAAGTTCTCGGGCGATCTCGCCAAGGCGCTGGCGGCGGGCGCCAAGGCCGCCATGGTGGGCTCGCTGCTCGCCGGCACCGACGAGAGCCCCGGCGAGATCTACCTGCACCAGGGCCGCTCCTACAAAGCCTATCGCGGCATGGGCTCGGTGGGCGCGATGGCCCGCGGCTCGGCCGACCGCTACTTCCAGGCGGAAGTGCAGGACACGCTGAAGCTGGTGCCGGAAGGCATCGAGGGTCAGGTGGCCTACAAGGGACAGGTCTCCGCCGTGCTGCATCAGCTGGCCGGCGGCTTGCGGGCGGCGATGGGCTATGTCGGCGCCGCCGACCTCGCGGAATTCCGCGAGAAGGCGCAGTTCGTCCGGATCTCCAACGCCGGGCTGCGCGAGAGCCACGCCCACGACGTGACGATCACCCGCGAGAGCCCGAACTATCCGGGCGGCGGCTGA
- a CDS encoding MBL fold metallo-hydrolase, producing MSPNNSSICNRRNALKLAVAAGGAAAGALATRGAFAQTADADEAARERASADSPGWHRVSLGDARITTILDGLRPGDGPYPTFGADQSQEAMAELMRENYLPEDRFANGFTPTLVELDDNLVLFDTGFGESGRENGFGRLVERMDAAGYRPEDVTIVVLTHFHGDHIQGLMTGDAPTFPNARYVAGQVEYDWWTSDEARNGDRAQGAALVERLVVPLRDRMTLVGEGDEVVSGITAMEAFGHSPGHMIFEVASGGQRLWLTADTANHFVASLQKPEWQVSFDQDKAMATATRKRVFDRIAEERIPFIGFHMPFPAIGYAKKLEDGGYRFIPESYQLALADEG from the coding sequence ATGAGCCCCAACAACAGTTCGATCTGCAATCGCCGCAACGCCCTCAAGCTGGCCGTCGCCGCCGGGGGCGCCGCCGCCGGCGCGCTCGCCACCCGCGGCGCCTTCGCGCAGACCGCCGACGCGGACGAAGCGGCGCGCGAACGCGCCAGCGCCGACTCGCCCGGCTGGCACCGTGTCAGCCTCGGGGATGCGCGGATCACCACGATCCTCGACGGGCTTCGGCCCGGCGACGGCCCGTATCCGACCTTCGGCGCGGACCAGAGCCAGGAAGCGATGGCCGAGCTGATGCGCGAGAACTATCTGCCCGAGGACCGCTTCGCCAACGGCTTCACCCCGACGCTGGTCGAACTCGACGACAACCTCGTCCTGTTCGATACGGGCTTCGGCGAATCCGGGCGGGAGAACGGCTTCGGCCGGCTGGTCGAGCGCATGGACGCGGCGGGCTACCGCCCCGAGGACGTCACCATCGTCGTGCTCACGCATTTCCACGGCGACCACATCCAGGGCCTGATGACCGGCGACGCGCCGACCTTCCCGAATGCCCGCTATGTCGCCGGGCAGGTCGAGTACGACTGGTGGACGTCCGACGAAGCCAGGAACGGCGACCGGGCACAGGGCGCGGCGCTGGTCGAGCGGCTGGTCGTGCCGCTGCGCGACCGGATGACGCTGGTCGGCGAGGGTGACGAGGTGGTGTCCGGCATCACCGCCATGGAAGCGTTCGGCCATTCGCCCGGCCACATGATCTTCGAGGTCGCCTCGGGCGGCCAGCGGCTCTGGCTGACGGCCGACACCGCCAACCACTTCGTCGCTTCGCTGCAGAAGCCGGAATGGCAGGTCTCCTTCGACCAGGACAAGGCGATGGCGACGGCTACCCGCAAGCGGGTCTTCGACCGGATCGCCGAGGAGCGGATCCCGTTTATCGGCTTCCACATGCCGTTCCCGGCTATCGGCTATGCGAAGAAGCTCGAGGATGGCGGCTACCGGTTCATCCCGGAATCCTATCAGCTCGCCCTCGCCGACGAGGGCTGA
- a CDS encoding RlmE family RNA methyltransferase produces the protein MSGGRGDDRGLTVRVKKKRGLKASSRRWLERQLNDPYVRRARADGYRSRAAYKLIETDDRYKFLKKGDRVVDLGAAPGGWCQVAAERVGSVEGDIRVVGIDYLPVEPVIGATILEMDFLDEAAPGRILAELGGDPDVVLSDMAAPTTGHRRTDHLRTMHLCEVAADFAVRTLRPGGHFLAKTFQGGTEHDLLNLLKRNFTSVHHVKPPSSREDSVELYILAKGFKGRQAEADDAAAERDEAGPLG, from the coding sequence ATGAGCGGCGGACGCGGCGACGACCGGGGCCTGACGGTCCGGGTGAAGAAGAAGCGCGGGCTGAAGGCGTCGTCGCGACGCTGGCTCGAGCGCCAGCTCAACGACCCCTATGTGCGCCGCGCGCGCGCCGACGGCTACCGTTCGCGGGCCGCCTACAAGCTGATCGAGACGGACGACCGCTACAAGTTCCTGAAGAAGGGCGACCGGGTCGTCGACCTGGGCGCGGCGCCCGGCGGCTGGTGCCAGGTGGCGGCCGAGCGGGTCGGCTCGGTCGAGGGCGACATCCGTGTCGTCGGCATCGACTATCTGCCGGTCGAGCCGGTGATCGGCGCGACCATCCTCGAAATGGACTTCCTCGACGAGGCGGCCCCGGGCCGGATCCTTGCCGAGCTCGGCGGCGATCCGGACGTCGTCCTGTCCGACATGGCGGCGCCGACCACGGGGCACCGGCGCACCGACCATCTGCGGACCATGCATCTCTGCGAGGTGGCGGCCGACTTCGCCGTACGCACGCTGCGGCCGGGCGGCCATTTCCTCGCCAAAACCTTCCAGGGCGGCACGGAGCACGACCTCCTCAACCTCCTGAAGCGGAACTTCACCTCGGTCCACCACGTGAAGCCGCCCTCGTCGCGGGAAGACTCGGTCGAGCTCTACATCCTCGCCAAGGGGTTCAAGGGCCGACAGGCGGAGGCGGATGACGCGGCGGCCGAGCGGGACGAGGCCGGCCCGCTCGGCTGA
- a CDS encoding Ppx/GppA phosphatase family protein gives MNRETASGPSLTTRARSPQDPRQPAGPPRGPGPDGAPQPGDAPRGTRDSERTAGAPLTKRQRRRRRKAGAKPATPVVAPADVAAEAAKGEAVKLRGARKSRRRGKRRGRAAGDSAPDAATVTQAERQGSATAAGPTRADSSARPVPATPVSPVPASASSRPGQAASGAGTRPPAYAALDLGTNNCRLLIAVPTRPGQFRVIDAFSRIVRLGEGLSRTGSLSRGAMDRAIAALSICAQKLSAREVDLGRARLIATEACRSAANGVEFIEQVKRVTGLDLEIVSRETEARLAVSGCGSLVDQSAEGAVLFDIGGGSSEIALLDLRGGSTRRLASRIVAWTSLPVGVVSLAERHGGRDVSPEIFERMIVETVGMIERFPGRDRLADLIGGERFHLLGTSGTVTTLAGVHLELERYDRRQVDGLWLTDIEADGLVARIASWSFEERVANPCIGSDRADLVLAGCAILEAIRRVWPARTMRVADRGLREGLLTEMMDADGVWRRDNNTAWRASS, from the coding sequence CTGAATCGGGAGACTGCTTCCGGCCCGTCCCTGACCACGCGTGCGCGGTCCCCCCAGGATCCGCGACAGCCAGCCGGGCCGCCGCGGGGACCGGGTCCCGACGGGGCGCCGCAGCCAGGCGACGCACCGCGCGGGACGCGTGACTCCGAACGGACGGCCGGCGCCCCGCTGACCAAGCGGCAGCGCCGGCGGCGGCGCAAGGCGGGCGCCAAGCCGGCCACGCCCGTCGTCGCCCCGGCGGACGTCGCCGCCGAGGCCGCGAAGGGCGAGGCCGTCAAGCTGCGCGGCGCGCGCAAGTCGCGGCGCCGGGGCAAGCGGCGCGGCAGGGCGGCGGGCGATTCGGCCCCGGACGCAGCGACGGTAACGCAAGCCGAGCGGCAAGGATCTGCTACCGCAGCCGGGCCTACCCGTGCCGATTCTTCCGCGAGGCCCGTTCCCGCGACGCCCGTATCCCCGGTGCCGGCTTCGGCGTCGTCGCGTCCGGGGCAGGCCGCGAGCGGCGCGGGCACGCGCCCGCCGGCTTACGCGGCGCTCGACCTCGGCACCAACAACTGCCGGCTGCTGATCGCCGTGCCGACGCGGCCGGGCCAGTTCCGGGTGATCGACGCGTTCTCGCGGATCGTCCGGCTCGGTGAGGGGCTGAGCCGCACCGGCAGCCTGTCGCGCGGCGCCATGGACCGCGCCATCGCGGCGCTGTCGATCTGCGCCCAGAAGCTCTCGGCGCGCGAGGTCGATCTCGGTCGCGCCCGGCTGATCGCCACGGAAGCCTGTCGTTCGGCGGCGAACGGCGTCGAATTCATCGAGCAGGTCAAGCGCGTGACGGGGCTCGACCTCGAGATCGTCAGCCGCGAGACGGAAGCGCGGCTCGCAGTGTCGGGCTGCGGGTCGCTGGTCGACCAGTCGGCGGAGGGTGCGGTGCTGTTCGACATCGGCGGCGGCTCCTCGGAGATCGCGCTGCTCGACCTGCGTGGCGGCAGCACCCGCCGTCTCGCCAGCCGGATCGTCGCCTGGACGTCGCTGCCGGTGGGGGTCGTCAGCCTCGCCGAGCGCCATGGCGGGCGCGACGTCAGCCCCGAGATCTTCGAGCGTATGATCGTCGAGACGGTCGGTATGATCGAACGCTTTCCCGGCCGCGACCGGCTTGCGGATCTGATCGGCGGCGAGCGCTTCCATCTGCTCGGCACGTCCGGCACCGTCACGACGCTCGCCGGCGTGCATCTCGAGCTCGAGCGCTACGACCGGCGGCAGGTGGATGGGCTGTGGCTGACCGACATCGAGGCCGACGGCCTGGTGGCACGGATCGCTAGCTGGAGCTTCGAGGAGCGCGTCGCCAATCCGTGCATCGGCAGCGACCGCGCCGACCTGGTGCTGGCCGGCTGCGCGATCCTCGAGGCGATCCGCCGGGTCTGGCCGGCGCGCACGATGCGCGTCGCCGATCGCGGCCTGCGCGAGGGACTGCTGACCGAGATGATGGACGCCGACGGGGTCTGGCGCCGTGACAACAACACGGCCTGGAGGGCCAGTTCATGA
- a CDS encoding MFS transporter, whose translation MNRIVPIVLAVALFMENMDSTVIATSLPVIAADLGTSPIALKLALTSYYVSLAIFIPISGRIADSWGPKLVFRLAIAVFVAGSLACALANSLEGFVAARFVQGMGGAMMTPVGRLLLVRAVPKSQLVSAMAWFTIPALIGPLVGPPIGGAISTYADWRWIFLINLPIGIIGVLLATRFLPQIDRVKGVTFDFPGFLLSGFACAGIVFGFSVVSLPALPPVVGLVTAAAGIVAAGLYVRHARRTENPVLKLSLFRIETLRSAIVGGALFRIGAGATPFLLPLMLQLGFGYTPFQSGLITCVSIGGAMGMKLLAHPILKRLGFRLTLITTAIVGGGMMAMVGFYRPDSPIIIVLALLLVGGFFRSLFFTSINALAFADVPRQGTGDATALMGALQQVSIATGVAVAGAVLEAGMALSGSTEASLADFSAAFFVVGGITAAAALVFLPMAREAGDEVAGRRLPAE comes from the coding sequence TTGAACCGGATCGTCCCGATCGTGCTTGCCGTCGCGCTGTTCATGGAGAACATGGACTCGACCGTGATCGCGACATCGCTGCCGGTGATCGCCGCCGATCTCGGCACCAGCCCCATCGCCTTGAAGCTGGCGCTCACCAGCTATTACGTCTCGCTCGCCATCTTCATCCCGATCTCCGGCCGCATTGCCGACAGCTGGGGCCCGAAGCTGGTCTTCCGCCTGGCGATCGCGGTGTTCGTCGCCGGCTCGCTGGCCTGCGCTCTCGCCAACTCGCTGGAGGGATTCGTCGCCGCCCGCTTCGTCCAGGGCATGGGCGGGGCGATGATGACGCCGGTTGGCCGGCTGCTGCTGGTGCGGGCCGTGCCGAAATCGCAGCTCGTCAGCGCCATGGCCTGGTTCACCATCCCCGCCCTGATCGGGCCGTTGGTCGGCCCGCCGATCGGCGGCGCGATCTCGACCTATGCCGACTGGCGCTGGATCTTCCTGATCAACCTGCCGATCGGCATCATCGGCGTCCTGCTCGCCACACGCTTTTTGCCGCAGATCGACCGGGTGAAGGGCGTGACGTTCGATTTCCCCGGCTTCCTGCTGTCGGGCTTTGCCTGCGCCGGCATCGTCTTCGGCTTTTCGGTGGTGTCGCTGCCGGCCCTGCCCCCGGTCGTCGGCCTCGTCACGGCGGCCGCCGGCATCGTCGCGGCCGGCCTCTACGTCAGGCATGCGAGGCGCACCGAGAACCCTGTGCTGAAACTGTCGCTGTTCCGGATCGAGACGCTGCGGTCCGCCATCGTCGGCGGCGCGCTGTTCCGCATCGGCGCCGGCGCGACACCGTTCCTGCTGCCGCTGATGCTGCAGCTCGGCTTCGGCTACACGCCGTTCCAGTCGGGCCTGATCACCTGCGTCTCGATCGGCGGCGCCATGGGCATGAAGCTGCTCGCCCACCCGATCCTGAAGCGGCTCGGCTTCCGCCTGACGCTGATCACGACGGCGATCGTCGGCGGCGGCATGATGGCCATGGTCGGCTTCTACCGGCCCGACAGCCCGATCATCATCGTCCTGGCGCTGCTGCTTGTCGGCGGTTTCTTCCGCTCGCTGTTCTTCACCTCGATCAACGCGCTGGCCTTCGCCGACGTGCCGCGCCAGGGCACCGGCGATGCGACGGCGCTGATGGGGGCATTGCAGCAGGTCTCGATCGCCACCGGCGTCGCCGTCGCCGGCGCGGTGCTGGAGGCCGGCATGGCGCTGTCCGGCAGCACAGAGGCGAGCCTCGCCGACTTCTCCGCCGCCTTCTTCGTCGTCGGCGGCATCACCGCGGCGGCGGCGCTGGTCTTCCTGCCGATGGCGCGCGAGGCCGGCGACGAGGTGGCGGGACGCCGGCTGCCGGCCGAATAG
- a CDS encoding DUF1326 domain-containing protein — MSLRIQRQAGGGPLRGLECMRIDDGWFSDLRLDGLKVAAAYRWPGPVHEGGGVVQGFIDSDANPAQVDALGTILGGGEQEPTTVFNIYGATIAKELPPIFAPIDFGSDIEARTGWFRIEDQLALELEPIRNPVTGLAHRARIVLLEGFEFREAEVASATFTSGGEIRMHRQSRYGALWNAAYGPHGIIDP, encoded by the coding sequence ATGTCCCTGCGAATTCAACGGCAAGCCGGCGGAGGGCCTCTGCGAGGGCTCGAATGCATGCGGATTGATGATGGCTGGTTCAGTGATCTGAGGCTGGACGGCCTCAAGGTCGCCGCGGCTTATCGCTGGCCCGGCCCTGTGCATGAGGGCGGGGGCGTCGTTCAGGGCTTCATCGACAGCGATGCCAACCCGGCCCAGGTCGACGCGCTGGGGACCATCCTCGGGGGCGGCGAGCAGGAGCCGACCACTGTCTTCAACATCTATGGCGCGACGATCGCCAAGGAGTTGCCCCCGATCTTCGCTCCGATCGACTTCGGCAGCGACATCGAGGCACGAACCGGCTGGTTTCGGATCGAGGATCAACTCGCCCTCGAACTGGAGCCCATCCGCAATCCCGTGACGGGACTAGCCCACCGGGCTCGCATCGTGCTGCTCGAGGGTTTCGAATTTCGTGAAGCTGAGGTCGCCAGCGCTACGTTCACCAGCGGTGGCGAGATCCGCATGCATAGGCAGAGCCGCTACGGCGCGCTCTGGAATGCCGCCTACGGGCCACACGGCATCATCGACCCTTAA
- a CDS encoding DUF2182 domain-containing protein: MDFWTMSRPAIFPGGEAGMTMPAAAWSPATWFVIVGMWWIMMIPSVAPMMLLHARVSRHAQSRGQIAAGAIPSGFFLGGYLLVWLAFSLVATTLQFACEQLRLLSQPMMWSVSVWLTAALLVAAGLYQLSPFKRVCLDHCRSPAEFLSRHWQKGRAGAFRMGVKHGASSFKPEAPCQQSKLDGMSA, encoded by the coding sequence ATGGACTTCTGGACGATGAGTCGTCCCGCGATCTTTCCGGGCGGGGAGGCAGGGATGACGATGCCGGCGGCGGCGTGGTCCCCTGCGACCTGGTTCGTCATTGTCGGCATGTGGTGGATCATGATGATCCCAAGCGTTGCCCCGATGATGCTGCTCCACGCCCGCGTCAGTCGCCATGCACAGAGTAGGGGACAGATCGCCGCCGGCGCGATTCCATCCGGCTTCTTTCTCGGCGGTTATCTCCTCGTCTGGCTCGCATTTTCGCTGGTCGCCACCACTCTTCAGTTCGCCTGCGAACAGCTCCGTCTTCTGTCCCAGCCGATGATGTGGTCGGTGAGTGTGTGGCTGACGGCGGCGTTGCTCGTCGCCGCCGGCCTCTACCAGTTGTCTCCATTCAAGCGGGTGTGCCTGGACCACTGCCGCTCGCCTGCCGAGTTCCTGTCGCGGCACTGGCAGAAAGGCCGCGCCGGGGCATTCCGCATGGGCGTGAAACACGGAGCCTCGTCGTTCAAACCGGAAGCGCCGTGTCAGCAGTCGAAGTTGGACGGCATGTCCGCCTAA
- a CDS encoding hydrogen peroxide-inducible genes activator, protein MITLRQLRYFEALSETLHFGRAARRLNISQPALSAQIAQMETFFGGALFQRSSGGIALTGEGAAIGARVRSILTEVRELESIATAGDAPLSRRLRLGVIASVAPYLLPSLLAVLADEHPQLECEVRESVTDRLLRELSAGEIDCAIVALPVDERGLETLTLFEDRFHFAVPADQADRYARRIPIRLMRDVRLILLEEGHCLRDQALEICQIADPSERAGLGATSLSTILRMVAAGLGATLIPDMAVADETRRGGIAILPFEDPAPARTIALAFRPSTARRQDFEVLADVIRRAGGQANDLAA, encoded by the coding sequence ATGATCACCCTTCGCCAGCTCCGCTATTTCGAGGCCCTCAGCGAGACGCTGCATTTCGGCCGGGCCGCCAGGCGCCTGAACATCAGCCAGCCGGCGCTCTCGGCCCAGATCGCGCAGATGGAAACCTTCTTCGGGGGCGCGCTCTTCCAGCGCTCGTCCGGCGGCATCGCGCTGACCGGCGAAGGCGCGGCCATCGGCGCACGGGTCCGCTCGATCCTCACCGAGGTGCGCGAGCTGGAAAGCATCGCGACCGCCGGCGACGCGCCGCTCTCGCGGCGCCTGCGCCTCGGCGTCATCGCCTCCGTCGCCCCCTATCTGCTCCCGTCGCTGCTGGCGGTACTCGCCGATGAGCATCCGCAGCTCGAATGCGAGGTGCGCGAGAGCGTGACCGACCGGCTGCTGCGGGAACTGTCGGCGGGCGAGATCGACTGCGCCATCGTCGCGCTGCCGGTGGACGAGCGCGGGCTCGAGACGCTGACCCTGTTCGAGGACCGGTTCCACTTCGCCGTCCCGGCGGACCAGGCCGACCGCTACGCCCGCCGCATCCCCATCCGGCTGATGCGCGACGTGCGGCTCATCCTGCTCGAGGAGGGCCACTGCCTGCGGGACCAGGCGCTGGAGATCTGCCAGATCGCCGATCCGAGCGAGCGGGCGGGCCTCGGGGCGACGAGCCTCTCGACCATCCTGCGCATGGTCGCGGCCGGCCTCGGCGCGACGCTGATCCCCGACATGGCGGTGGCGGACGAGACGCGGCGGGGCGGCATCGCCATCCTGCCCTTCGAGGACCCGGCGCCCGCCCGCACCATCGCCCTCGCCTTCCGTCCCTCGACGGCCCGGCGGCAGGATTTCGAGGTCCTGGCCGACGTCATCCGCCGAGCCGGCGGCCAGGCGAACGACCTCGCGGCCTAG
- a CDS encoding bifunctional sugar phosphate isomerase/epimerase/4-hydroxyphenylpyruvate dioxygenase family protein gives MKTSIATVSISGDLGQKLAAIAAAGFDGVEIFENDFLAFDASPCEIGRMVVDHGLSITLFQPFRDFETLPEPQRSRAFERAERKFDVMQELGADLILICSSVSPLALGGIDRAADDLRALGERAAQRGLRIGYEALAWGRHVSDHRDAWEIVRRVDHPHVGLILDSFHTLARQTPLETIRSIPKDKIFIVQLADAPLFQMDLLSWSRHYRCMPGQGDLPVADFMEAVCATGYDGTISLEVFNDEFRAGSPRAVAVDGHRSLTALVDAVARRAPALGINAPAMPPPVRADGISFVEFAVDGAEAERLGALLGQMGFALRGRHRSKAVTLFSCGQANIVLNEEKEGFSHSAHLLHGASVCALGIEVADAAATEARAVRLGAEPFERQKGVGDLDMPAVRGVGGLLYFTDRTSALSHIWEVEFELEPPRPTTAGDVERVDHVSQTMHQGEMLTSLLFYTSILDVRKTSEVDVSDPAGLVKSRVVENQAGTLRITMNGVQNRRTQAGRFIAETFGSSVQHVAFATSEIFAAASRMTEAGVPILPVSENYYGDLDARFDIEPDVLKRMRALHILYDREPNGGEFFQFYTEALEDGFFFEIIERRNGYRGYGASNAAIRIAAQKRHARPIGLPRI, from the coding sequence ATGAAAACGTCGATCGCCACGGTCTCGATCTCGGGCGATCTCGGCCAGAAGCTGGCCGCCATCGCCGCCGCCGGCTTCGACGGCGTGGAGATATTCGAGAACGACTTCCTCGCCTTCGACGCCTCGCCGTGCGAGATCGGGCGGATGGTCGTGGACCACGGCCTGTCGATCACGCTGTTCCAGCCGTTTCGCGACTTCGAGACCCTGCCGGAGCCGCAGCGCTCTCGCGCCTTCGAGCGCGCCGAGCGCAAGTTCGACGTCATGCAGGAACTGGGCGCCGATCTCATCCTGATCTGCTCGTCGGTCTCCCCGCTGGCGCTCGGCGGCATCGATCGCGCCGCCGACGATCTTCGTGCCCTCGGCGAACGCGCGGCACAACGCGGGCTCCGCATCGGCTACGAGGCGCTGGCCTGGGGGCGCCATGTCAGCGACCACCGCGACGCCTGGGAGATCGTCCGCCGTGTCGACCACCCGCATGTCGGGCTGATCCTCGATTCCTTCCACACGCTGGCGCGGCAGACCCCGCTCGAGACGATCCGGTCGATCCCGAAGGACAAGATCTTCATCGTCCAGCTCGCCGATGCGCCGCTGTTCCAGATGGACCTGCTCTCCTGGAGCCGCCATTACCGGTGCATGCCGGGGCAGGGGGACCTGCCCGTCGCCGACTTCATGGAAGCGGTCTGCGCCACCGGCTATGACGGGACGATCTCGCTGGAAGTCTTCAACGACGAGTTCCGCGCCGGCTCGCCGCGGGCGGTGGCCGTCGACGGGCACCGCAGCCTGACGGCGCTGGTCGACGCGGTCGCCCGTCGGGCGCCGGCGCTAGGGATTAACGCACCGGCCATGCCGCCGCCGGTGCGCGCCGACGGAATCTCGTTCGTCGAGTTCGCGGTCGACGGGGCGGAGGCCGAGCGCCTTGGCGCCCTCCTCGGCCAGATGGGCTTCGCGCTGCGCGGGCGCCATCGCAGCAAGGCGGTCACGCTGTTTTCCTGCGGCCAGGCCAACATCGTCCTCAACGAGGAGAAGGAGGGCTTCTCTCATTCGGCGCATCTCCTGCACGGCGCGTCGGTCTGCGCGCTCGGCATCGAGGTGGCCGATGCCGCGGCGACGGAGGCACGGGCGGTGCGGCTCGGCGCCGAGCCGTTCGAGCGCCAGAAGGGTGTCGGCGACCTCGACATGCCGGCAGTGCGGGGCGTCGGGGGGCTGCTGTATTTCACCGATCGTACCAGCGCGCTCTCCCATATCTGGGAGGTGGAGTTTGAGCTCGAACCACCGCGCCCCACTACCGCGGGCGACGTCGAACGCGTCGATCACGTTTCGCAGACGATGCACCAGGGCGAGATGCTGACCTCGCTTCTGTTCTACACATCGATCCTCGACGTCCGGAAGACCTCCGAGGTCGATGTCTCCGATCCGGCGGGCCTGGTGAAAAGCCGCGTGGTCGAGAACCAGGCAGGAACGCTGCGCATCACCATGAACGGCGTCCAGAACCGACGAACGCAGGCGGGCCGTTTCATCGCCGAGACCTTCGGGTCGAGCGTCCAGCACGTCGCCTTCGCGACGTCGGAAATTTTCGCTGCCGCGTCGCGCATGACCGAGGCGGGCGTACCGATCCTCCCCGTATCCGAGAACTATTATGGCGATCTCGACGCGCGCTTCGACATCGAACCGGATGTCTTGAAGCGCATGCGCGCGCTCCACATTCTCTACGATCGCGAGCCGAATGGGGGCGAGTTCTTTCAGTTCTATACCGAAGCGCTCGAGGACGGGTTCTTCTTCGAGATCATCGAGCGCCGGAACGGCTATAGAGGCTACGGCGCCTCGAACGCTGCGATCCGCATTGCCGCCCAGAAGCGCCATGCGCGGCCGATCGGCCTGCCTCGGATTTGA